Below is a genomic region from Methylobacterium sp. FF17.
GGACCAGGCCGAAGGGTCAGGCCAAAGGATCAGGCGACGAGAGCGGCGGGATAGCCCCGGGGCCGTGCCGGCGCGGCGGGCGCGTCGAGGACCTCGCCGGCCTCCAGCCCGTAGAGCTGGCGGGCGACATCCTCGGTGAGGTCGGCGGGCGCGCCGTCGAACACGAGGCGGCCGTCGGCGAGTCCGACGAGGCGGTCGCAGTAGCTGCGGGCCAGATCGAGGGAGTGCAGGTTGCACAGCACCGTGAGACCGTGGCGCCGGTTGGCCTCGGCGAGCGCATCCATGACGATGCGGGTGTTGCGCGGATCGAGGGAGGCCACGGGCTCGTCGGCCAGGATCAGGTCGGGGGCCTGCATCATCGCCCGCGCGATGGCGACGCGCTGCTGCTGGCCGCCGGAGAGCTGGTCGGCCCGGTGGCCGGCAAAGTCGCCCATGCCGAATTCGTCGAGGGCGGCCAGCGCCAGGGCGCGCTCGCGCTCGGACCAGAGCTTGAGGAGGGAGCGGTGCCGGGGCACCTCCGAGAGCCGGCCCATCAGCACGTTGCTGAGCACGTCGAGGCGGCCGACGAGGTGGAACTGCTGGAAGATCATCGCGCAGCGCGCCCGCCAACGTCGCAGGTCGCGGCCGCGCAGGGCCGTGACGTCGAGGCCGTCGAACAGGATGCGGCCGCCCGTCGGCTCGGCGAGGCGGTTGATCATCCGCAACAGGGTCGACTTTCCGGCGCCCGAGCGCCCGATCACGCCGACGAACCGGCCGCGGGGGATCGCGAGCGAAACGCTTTCCACCGCGCGGCGGTCGCCATAACGCCGCGTCAGATCTTCGAGGATCAGCATGCAGGTATCCGGTATTTCATGATGAATACCGGTAGACCCTCCGGACGCGACAGTCAGATGACAGTTTCCCGGCTAAC
It encodes:
- the phnC gene encoding phosphonate ABC transporter ATP-binding protein gives rise to the protein MLILEDLTRRYGDRRAVESVSLAIPRGRFVGVIGRSGAGKSTLLRMINRLAEPTGGRILFDGLDVTALRGRDLRRWRARCAMIFQQFHLVGRLDVLSNVLMGRLSEVPRHRSLLKLWSERERALALAALDEFGMGDFAGHRADQLSGGQQQRVAIARAMMQAPDLILADEPVASLDPRNTRIVMDALAEANRRHGLTVLCNLHSLDLARSYCDRLVGLADGRLVFDGAPADLTEDVARQLYGLEAGEVLDAPAAPARPRGYPAALVA